A segment of the Mercurialis annua linkage group LG4, ddMerAnnu1.2, whole genome shotgun sequence genome:
TCTTCTCGCGCTCAGCCTGCTTTGCTTCAGCATAACGACTGGTGCCACAACTTGCCCTAGTGGCGCCTACTCAAAGATcaaattatgtgctgattttcTTGGCATTATTACACCAAGTGTTCAATGCTGTGCAATTCTCGACCCTCTTGCTGATGCTAATGCTGCTGCTTGCATTTGCGCTGGTATTAAAGATAAAATCTTGCGCTTGCCGGTGCCCGTCAATCTTAATGTTGCTGTTGATTTGTTGCTTCATACCTGTGGCAAGGCTCTTCCTGCTGGATACGTTTGCGCTGCCGTAAATAAATTTACAAGTTgaataagaaataaatattaagtATTTCTAATTGTGTACTTTTAATTAACATGGGTTTGAGACTAGAAGTACTAGATGTTTTTTTCTTGATCGCTATGTACTCTGCAATTGGTTTATAAATGATGTCGCTTTGCAATTTATAAGATATTTGGATTGAAAATTTGAATAATGGTATATCTATAATTTGGACATGatgtaatataatttaattcataatagAACAACATATAAGCTTAAAAATAGTAACTGATAACAGAGTGATAACGTTTCTTAGAGGATAACGTCTCTTAGAGGCGAAGCAACttcactaaaaaaaatattactaagTCAAACGAATAACCAGACCATCACTTAGATACCATGCACAACATAGCATCTCAGTCGGTGCTACCCAGGATATAGTCTAAAGATCTacctaaacaaatacaaaaatgtCGGACTGAAAGACAGCTCAGAGGTGCTGTGCCAAGCAAAAGAGCATGATGCTCGATCTATGATTATACGAAGAAATATAACTCGGACCTCAGAACATTCATGAAGCGGGTCGGTCGAGATGTAACGCTCGATCTATGATTCAACAGAGAATCATAACTCGGATAACATTCACGTCTAACAGATTtttgggaccacagaagattcTTTGACACACGAAGGAAATGTCCCCCGCGCAATGCGCACCTAACCGCCCGCTCTAAACATAGTAGAACAAGACACCTCAACATAACAAAAATGTGGATTTCAAATTagatttaaattagttttacgGAAAAAGAACGCTGAATTTTAACGAGAGCGGAGgtaagtttgttttttttcaacATAATATTAGtacatattaatttaattattattaatttaatttttttagggaagatagtatttttattttaataataacattaagggctatttaaaatatttgctaaattttaaatattagaaaaaaggtcaatttgatgcttgagagtgtaattgaaatcaaaagctgtgaatttttaaatttgagggTGCAATTTGAAAGTGAAAGATcgtaattttagtatatttggtggttttacaacgtgagagTGCAATTGAATTGGGCTAAAAGGTGGGAGGTTTTTAAAGAGATTGGCCAAAAAGACTATGAGATATATTATTAAGAGAAAATGTCACATATTTCCTCAAAATTCAAAAAGTTTACTTTATTGactcataaaaatattttaatcaaaaatcccCCTTTTCTAAGATTTCCTTTTCACCTctacctttttaaaatatatgttactAATTTACCCCTAGTCCACATTCTTATTGTGttcttcatttatttaaacatttgtcccacttcttcttcttccatctgcgattttatttaattttctactACTCAACCAAGCTTTCTCATTCACTCCATTATCTCACTCTAACTTCATTTATTCTAGCCCTAAAAATAGTTGCTACTCGTACTGCTAAAGAAAAACGAGCTCCAACAACAACTACCTCCATGAAGAAAAAAgtaacgaagaagaagaaggctgAAGTACGAAAGGTTACAACAAAAGCGAAGCAACAAACTGTCCAGTGAACCTTCGATTATCCAATCTTCTTTGTCTCTTAATAAGGGACATGCGGAAGATGTCGCAAGGCCACATAAGAAGCATAAAGGGATTTCAAATTCAGTCCCTGAACCAAATCAGTTCATAGCTAAGGTTATAATAcacaatttaatttcaatttgtaGGGTTTAAAGTTTGTAAGTTATATGATTTCTCTTAAATTGATTGAGTATTTGTTTGcatttgtgtttttgtttgttttttcctATTCATGCTGTTATATGatcatgatttttatttttgctgTAATTAATTtcaagtttttattttcttaatttattgtttaatcCAGTGATTTAACTTCCTTTTATTGTCATTAGgattttttatgtttcaatttcaatttgagTATCTAGTGTATTTTTCTGTCATACACTGCTGATTTTGTATTATATTGAAAATGACAGTttgcattttaaattaaaattagaatggTAGAGATAGGGATAAGACGTATACTGCTGGTAAAACACCTGAAGATCCCATTTTATATGATGAATCTAAGCtagttttaaaagttaataatatCTAACTTTTTGCTATTTCAGATTATGCATTTGGAACCTAATATGAACTGTATTTTGTTAAGCAGGTTATCAATCAAAAATAACAACTATTTGGTAGTAGGTAGACATCAAGTGTTGTGAAAGGAGAAAAAGTTGAGTTGCCTGCTGAGGATAGTTTGAAGAAGAAAAACTTTAATGCTAGCTTCATTGGAATTGGACATGTCGATGCGGCCGATAACAAGGTTGTTAATGAAGGCGCAATTGATGGTGACGGTTCTTTATTTAAGCCTACGATTTTGGAGAAGGTTGATGTCATACCATCTGCTCATACTTAATATGCTCCAGCAGATAATGTTGCTAATTATGAAGCTCATGGTTGCTCTAGTGATGTTAGAACTTCTACTAGGATTAATATCTTGCTGATGTTGCGACTCAGATGAATACAGATGTTTGATCTAACAGTTAAGGATATTAAATTTGCGACTCAaatgaatatctcttttaagtgaatgTATTTAATAGTCTATAAAACCAATAATCAACTTGATGTGAActtgatatgaacctatatcaactgaactatcttaattttttttatataaaattagtcgTGCTGATCATTATAATCttatctgatattttatatagagagaatttggagatatagtctattataaaaattgaataactattttaagtgaaatgtaattggcagtctataaaactgaaaagtaacctgatgtgaaccgtaTGTGAACCTGATTTAACACCACAAACTGAACTTTGATACTACAAAGATGAATAATGGAATTCAAATCAAACCTTCACTTACTTAACGCAGGATTCCAAGCACAAGTCAATAACAGATATTATATATGTGCTTATGCCTTACTTTTTCTTATTCCATCAAATAAATCTTTTATCATACATTTGGATTCAAGCCAATTTTCTATTTTGTCATTCGTATTTcagttttttataattttaagaattgaataactatttttaagtgaaatgtaattaacagtttataaaactgaaaatcaacttGATATGAATCGGATGTGaacttatatcaactgaactagtttaattcaatttttaataaaatttgtcttattactctttacaatcttaaatgacattttaaatgagagaattttaaaatttagtgtaatGTATAAATTGAATATCACTTTTAACTGTATTGTAGTTGACagtatataaaatcaaaaatcaacctgatgttaaCCTgctgtgaacctatatcaattgaactatcttaattcatttttttataaaaattgttttacTGATCTTTCCaatcttaactgacattttatattgataaaattttgagatttagtgtaatatacaaattgaataccttttttaagtgaaatgtatttaatagtctataaaactaaatatcaacctgtaataccccgtatgcCTGACGTTGCCAAAGTAAGCAACGTGTCTAAATTTAAACAGTTAAAGCAGCCAGAAAAGGAATTAtcggaaaataattaaataaaaaaaagagacccgagtaggtcgatattgagattttaataagaaaatctcAATATTAAAATTCCATAAATGAAATGGAATTATACTCAAAAAGGAAAATATGAAAAGGTGGATAAATTGCACTTAAACtcgaaaattggaaaataaggctttaattcccggaaaatagaaatttaatatatttttgacgggaattagtatttataaaaataatgtcgATAAATTGATTATCGGTAAGTATTAAAATGAGATTTGGACAAAAAAGTTGGAAAAAGTGCGTTTTAGctcaaaattgaattttgagtgtttttagccggaaattgctaaaataaactTACGGAAATAGAATTATGAGATATTaaggtgatattatttatttggacataaataatatgaaatttatgaAGATCAAATGATTAAGCGATTAATGGgttaaattggacgaaagaaaagttggAAATTGAAAGGTATGGAGGTGGCAACTTTAAGGATTAAAAGAGATACTTTGCCATTAATATAAAAGCCTATTTTATGTGATTTAAACTCAGAATAATTCCATTTTCA
Coding sequences within it:
- the LOC126678464 gene encoding putative lipid-binding protein At4g00165, whose amino-acid sequence is MVSKTQVSLVFLLALSLLCFSITTGATTCPSGAYSKIKLCADFLGIITPSVQCCAILDPLADANAAACICAGIKDKILRLPVPVNLNVAVDLLLHTCGKALPAGYVCAAVNKFTS